The Gemmatimonadota bacterium genome includes the window CTTCATCCGGACCCAGCTCTACATGATGAGCTGGTACCAGAAGTTTACCGGCCCGGCAACTCCGTGAAGACCAGTGACTCCGAGTTGACGCAGTAGCGGAGTTTGGTCGGCGCCGGTCCGTCGGTAAAGACGTGGCCCAGGTGGCAGTTGCAGCGAACGCAGAGGACTTCGGTGCGGACCATGCCCTGGCTCTTGTCGGCGACGGTTTTGATGTTCTCCGGGGCTACTGGCTGGAAAAAGCTGGGCCAGCCGGTCCCGGAGTCGAATTTGGAGTCGGACGCGAATAACGGGAGGTCGCAACAGACGCAGGAGTAGAATCCCTTGCGTTTGTTGTCGAGGAGCGTTCCGCAGAAGGGGCGTTCGGTTCCCTTG containing:
- the msrB gene encoding peptide-methionine (R)-S-oxide reductase, producing MVAAETELVVKPDTHWRAMLSPEQYQIARGKGTERPFCGTLLDNKRKGFYSCVCCDLPLFASDSKFDSGTGWPSFFQPVAPENIKTVADKSQGMVRTEVLCVRCNCHLGHVFTDGPAPTKLRYCVNSESLVFTELPGR